The genomic segment TTTTAGAGACCATTTAGTCAACCCCTTTTGCAATCTCAAAGAAAATGTTCCAAACAAAagcttcattatttttttatcctctCTGTCAGTTAACCCTATGACTAACAGCAAGGCAGATATTGCACATACCTCCATCTACTCTGCTTTCGcagcaaaataataattttccaaaGGCTAAGCACGTACCTTCTTGTGTTAAGTTAAGTCCTTCAAAACCCCTAGAGTGCCAATAAACCCTTTCAACATGTAAGCATAGTCAACTCAAAATTACCaatgcattaaaacaaacaccttTTATGCAGTATAGAATAATATATTATTACTATCAGTAAGATTATCATCATTTACTAATAATGTGCAAAGCCAAAGTACATTCTATGGGTCATTCATGCAATTATAAGGCACAAACAGAAAGAGGCGCTTATGCAACAAGGTAGGATTAGCTATGCTCTGATGACCTGCACAgccttgtttcttttttatactGAAACTGTTAACGCATTTCTATCTCAAGCAGGTAGCGAAGGCGACACTGGCTCTCTTTGTAGATCAGGTATTCACTGTTGCTAAAGCTGCTGTTGGCGTATTGGGGCTGTTCGATGGCTTTTCCCTGAGGAACAGTAACCTTCTTGCCCTCAAGAGTGATGACGGTGTCCTGAGACGGgtctgcaaacaaaacagacagaacCACATCAGCCCTCTTAAGCACTGGAGTGcagaaagaaaactcaaatttgATCTTCCactgcttttttattatttagaaaaagcaatcattaagtaaaaatgtattatcaCACAGTGCATTCCTGACTGTCTGGATGCTGGATGTGTTTATGACCCTTTAGATGATCAATAGGTTGTTTCAATGCAGAGGAGTcccttaaatataaaatattcctACAATGGACACTTTCGCAGTCAGGAAAGTTTTTGAACTTGgccaattattttttaaagttgtaactTTAAATAATGATTCTGTGTAACTAAAATAGATGTCTCCCTTTTTATTCCTTAGATGATTACATGTAGTTACTTACCCTAAGAATACATTTgaatagcaaaaaataattcaacatttGTTTGGCTATCAACCAATTCATGGTCACATGTTGCTAAATTAAATCTCTGATAGGCTGATTAGGCttgattctgtttttctgtcgtAAGAACAGGAAGACGAATGCTGAATGAGAGAAAACCTCCCAGATTAAATTGCTATGTAAACCCAGTCGACACCAGGTCTGTTCAGCCCCATCATGTTTGattgcatatttgtttttgtgcaaaatatactttacatttctgtttagttttttttagagtttgttaaagaaaaacctTTCTTTAATCCAAAATAGAATtgcatttattgaaaaaaaggTTAAGACATTTATTCAATGTAATTATTATAGTTTTGAATGGTCATTCACATGTATGGAGTAGATcatagataaaaaaattatatgatcCTTGTTTATGTGTAATTAATTTGACTGCAAATAAATGCTTATATTTGATAACTATACAAAATCTCttcattcattatttaaattatcCAACAAGAGCAAACCCAATAAGGAGATGATAAacatctgatgtttttttatttaaaaaaaaaaacaggtgagaCTGATCAACTTTATTAACGACTGACAAATTcttgatttattaatttaacttaaAGAAGCCATCAATTCTGCTGCCGTGTTGTTTTGTGAATATTGGAATAAGAGCAAGAAGATCTTTCGTATGCCAAAGATTAAAAGCATAATTTCAACACCAAGAGGCCTTAAGAGCAAGGTCATTTGTAAATTTGTAGTACGCTGCTGTACCAAAGCATTTTACCTGGTTCCAGAAGGCCTCGTGCTACCACACTGTGATAACCGGCAGGAGCCTTCTTCAAGGTACAGTCATCTCTGGTAATGGTGAACTCCTTGCCAAGAGCTACCTCACTCAGAAACATCACTCCAGTGTTGTTTGAGGGACGCACTAGTAATGAGTGaaatacatttcaattaaatataATACTATGATTTCAAAAGAACTCAAAGGAATAGTTTTCTTAGGAGATTTCTTACCATAACCTATAGATTTTGCGTTTTCAGAGGCAAAATAGATCCCGCTGCCAACACGGCCCCCTGAATGGGGCATGATCCTGAGACCACTCTTCAGGATAGCTGCCACCACCGCTATGTTTGTCCCATGCCACAGCAGGCGACGGTTCTCTAGACTGTCATTCTCACTGAAGCGTTCTCCCTGAAAGTTATAATGTGTTGGATGAAAGACTTCTGGACTTCTTCACTACAAGTGCAAAACTGGCAGAAGTCCCTCACCTCTTTCTCTCGGTCCACTTCCCAAACATTGAGTATCTTTGGCTTACTATAGGTACATGTAGTTGACTTCATGTATTTCTCGATGATCTTCAAACGCAAAAAGCATGAAATACTTTAGTAATTGGAACATGCCAATTATTTTTGCAGTCAATTGTAATTTAGGACACAGTACCttatacatttctgtatttttggcCAACAAGGAGAGCTTGCATTTCAGAGACATGTAGTCTTGATCAATAGGATGAGGAACCGTCTCCACCATCTCATCCTGAGCCTTCTCTGTTTCTGACTTCAGAGTCTGGGCCAGCTCAATGTCTGCCAGCACCTTAACAACATTGAAACGGACATTAGAGCTGACAGaactttataaaattacaataaatcaaatgaaaatcttaCCATAAGCATCTCTTTCTTCTGTTCAACAATCTCTTTGGTGTCAATGGCTGGCGGTCTGTTTCTGCCAAAGTTGTGAGGAATTGCAGTGAAGAACTTTGATGAGAGTTCTTCAAGGCGTCCTCTTCCGTCTTTTTGGCTCATAGCAGCTTCAATCTCCTCCAAAACTTCAAAGCCTTTTGCTATTTGACCCTTACTGAGTTTTCCCAAAGGCATCTTCTTGatgtctgtaaaaataaaagccatgtACACACCCCACTGGTCAAATCAGTagtttttataactttatttgcAAATTGGTGTggtaaatattgtaatttaccTTTCTAAAACACCCTGCACTCTGGAGACCACTTTACAGGATGTAAGATCTCAATGACTGTTTGAACAATGTTGGCTTGTTGCAAACTAAGTtcagtgtgaaagaaaaacaaaaatcacccTGCACTAAGGAATTGAGTGCAGAGCTagtgttcataaaaaaaacaacaatcagacatTACTGACTAGGGCACAAGAGTAAAGCGCTTTCATTAATTAATTGAATTGGCTGATTTAACTTTTGGAaaa from the Xiphophorus maculatus strain JP 163 A chromosome 20, X_maculatus-5.0-male, whole genome shotgun sequence genome contains:
- the parp3 gene encoding poly [ADP-ribose] polymerase 3, whose translation is MAPKRKAAKAVRAGGKKVKDEPKDAFTSTKEALLAAGSQVKAKRKVDERCELFSSGEIHEDYDCMLNQTNIGNNNNKFYVIQVIKTGNSYYSWNRWGRVGEVGQSKLTPFARPESALKDFERKFKDKTKNNWSDRMNFVSHPGKYTLIEVDGEQDAEVKVDTVDGKVSKNFLPCTLDGATQNLIKLIFSNDMFKEAMKCMNLDIKKMPLGKLSKGQIAKGFEVLEEIEAAMSQKDGRGRLEELSSKFFTAIPHNFGRNRPPAIDTKEIVEQKKEMLMVLADIELAQTLKSETEKAQDEMVETVPHPIDQDYMSLKCKLSLLAKNTEMYKIIEKYMKSTTCTYSKPKILNVWEVDREKEGERFSENDSLENRRLLWHGTNIAVVAAILKSGLRIMPHSGGRVGSGIYFASENAKSIGYVRPSNNTGVMFLSEVALGKEFTITRDDCTLKKAPAGYHSVVARGLLEPDPSQDTVITLEGKKVTVPQGKAIEQPQYANSSFSNSEYLIYKESQCRLRYLLEIEMR